A window from Solanum stenotomum isolate F172 chromosome 7, ASM1918654v1, whole genome shotgun sequence encodes these proteins:
- the LOC125870314 gene encoding hyoscyamine 6-dioxygenase-like: protein MEKHNTKWFNIECVPHCFKFPQEERPGDAPIPICNKIPVIDLGKSQKNETIKQLLQAGQEFGFFQVINHGIPENVATQTLSTFEEFFNNMTDEEKVHVASRKGWIFTGSQEEVKNGVHLWRDNIKHPCHPLEKCMQSWPDKPATYREVVGRYVAEIRMLSLTILELICQGLGIESGYFDEQSEVQLLSANNYPACPDPSLTLGILKHLDPSLITIIYQGNVSGLQVLVDGKWMCVEAVPNAFVVNIGNQLEIISNGKLRSVEHRAVTNSKEARTSIAIFVNPTPNSIVEPAKVLLNDSNPPLYKSILYKDFINSSKAFGVHTDVIQNDS, encoded by the exons ATGGAGAAACATAACACAAAATGGTTCAATATTGAATGTGTGCCTCATTGCTTTAAATTTCCCCAAGAAGAAAGACCAGGTGATGCTCCTATACCTATATGCAACAAAATCCCAGTTATTGATCTtggaaaatcacaaaaaaatgaaacaattaaGCAACTCTTGCAAGCTGGTCAAGAATTTGGTTTTTTCCAG GTGATCAACCATGGAATCCCAGAGAACGTGGCGACTCAAACATTGTCAACCTTTGAAGAGTTTTTCAACAACATGACCGATGAAGAAAAAGTACATGTAGCAAGCAGAAAAGGATGGATCTTCACAGGGAGCCAAGAAGAAGTTAAAAATGGTGTTCATTTATGGAGGGATAATATAAAACACCCTTGTCACCCTCTTGAGAAATGCATGCAAAGCTGGCCTGATAAACCAGCTACCTACAG AGAAGTTGTGGGAAGATACGTAGCGGAAATAAGGATGCTAAGTTTGACAATTTTGGAGCTAATTTGTCAAGGATTAGGAATTGAATCAGGTTACTTTGATGAACAAAGTGAAGTTCAATTGTTGTCAGCAAATAATTATCCAGCATGTCCAGATCCAAGCTTGACTTTAGGCATACTAAAACATCTTGATCCAAGCCtcataacaataatatatcaaGGCAATGTAAGTGGACTTCAAGTTTTGGTAGATGGAAAGTGGATGTGTGTTGAGGCTGTGCCTAATGCCTTTGTTGTCAACATAGGCAATCAATTAGAG ATAATCAGTAACGGGAAGCTAAGAAGTGTGGAGCATAGAGCAGTAACAAATTCAAAGGAAGCAAGAACATCAATAGCCATATTTGTGAATCCGACTCCCAACAGCATCGTTGAGCCAGCAAAAGTCCTATTGAATGACTCTAATCCACCTCTCTACAAATCCATTCTCTAcaaagattttatcaattcttCCAAAGCTTTTGGTGTTCATACTGATGTCATACAAAATGACTCTTAA